Sequence from the Desulfofalx alkaliphila DSM 12257 genome:
CGTTAGGAGGTTGATCTTGTTGACAAGGGGTTTAACATTTGATTATACCAAGGCCCTTAATTTCGTATCCGAGCATGAAATTGAGTTTCTTGAACCTGCAGTTAACACTGCCCACCGGCTATTGCACAGTAAAACAGGTCCGGGGAGTGATTATACCGGCTGGGTAGAATATCCTAAGCAGTATGATAAGGCAGAATTTGAACGCATTAAACTGGCTGCCGAGCAAATTAAAGACCGGTGCGATGCTTTGGTGGTAATTGGTATAGGCGGTTCATATATCGGTGCCAGGTCAGCCCTGGAGATGTTGGGGCACACCTTTTATAACCAGCTGCCCAAGACCAAGAGAAAAACACCGGAAATTTATTATGTGGGCAATAACATCAGCCCGGTATACACCTCACACCTGCTGGAACTGCTGGAAGGGAAAGAGCTTTGTGTCAATATAATTTCAAAATCCGGCACCACCACTGAACCGGCCATTGCCTTTCGTATTTTTAGGGAGCTGCTAACAAAAAGATACGGTAAAAAGGAAGCAAGAAAACGCATTTATGCCACCACCGACAAAGAAAGGGGTGCCTTGAAAAAACTGGCCGCCCAAGAAGGCTACCAAAGTTTTGTTATTCCAGATCAGGTGGGCGGTAGATATTCAGTGCTGACCGCCGTTGGTCTCCTGCCCATTGCAGTTAGCGGGGCGGATATAGACCAAATAATGTCAGGTGCCGCTGATGCCATGGATGCCTTTGGCAGTGCATCAATTGCCCAAAACTATGCCTACCAATATGCAGCGGTGCGCAAGCTTCTTTACCAAAAAGGCAAGACCATTGAACTGATGGTTAACTACGAACCTTCCTTGCATTACTTCTCTGAATGGTGGAAGCAGCTATTTGGCGAAAGCGAGGGCAAGGACGGCAAGGGGATTTTCCCTGCATCGGTCAACTTCTCCACCGATCTTCATTCCATGGGGCAATATATACAAGACGGAAGGCGCAACATCTTTGAAACGGTAATCCATGTCCAGGAGCCCCCACAGGATTTGGAAATAATGGAGGATGAAGAAGACATAGACGGGCTGAACTTTTTGACAGGCAAAACAATGGATTATGTAAACAAGAAAGCCTTTGAAGGCACCATGCTGGCCCACACCGACGGAGGGGTGCCTAACCTCCTTGTAAAGGTGCCGAAAATAAACGAGTACTACTATGGTCAAATGGTCTACTTTTTTGAAAAGGCATGCGGAATCAGTGGCTATCTTTTAGGGGTGAATCCCTTTAATCAGCCGGGTGTAGAGGCATATAAGAAAAATATGTTTGCTCTCTTGGGAAAATCAGGCTATGAAAAGGAAAAGGCTGAGTTAGAAAAGAGGTTAAAGGGGAATTAAATTTAAGGGGTGGCCGCTCCACCCCTTATAATAACTTGCTTAAAAACTCCCGGGTACGGGGGTGCTTAGGATTGCTGAAAATCACTTGGGGAGAATCTTCTTCAATGATTCTGCCATTGTCCATAAAGACCACCCGGTCGGATACTTCCCTGGCGAAACTCATTTCATGGGTAACCACAACCATTGTCATACCGTCCCTGGCCAAGTCTTTGATAACAGCCAGCACCTCTCCTACCAGCTCTGGGTCCAATGCGCTGGTGGGTTCGTCAAACAGCATGGCCTTGGGATGCATGGCAAGGGCCCTGGCAATGGCCACCCGCTGCTGCTGACCGCCGGAAAGTTGACTGGGGTATGAATCTGCCTTATCTGATAAGCCCACTTTAGCCAGCAGTTCCTCTGCCCGGGACCGAGCCTCTGCCTTAGGCATTTTGCTTACAGTTAATGGGCCTTCCATAACGTTTTGCAGTGCAGTTTGGTGGGGGAATAAGTTAAACCGCTGAAAAACCATGCCCACTTGACTGCGCAGTTTGGCAATGTTTTTTCTGCTATCGTCAACCAAGCGGCCATCGGGCCGCTTTACTTTGCCCACCGGCTGCCCATCTATGGTGATGTAGCCCCTATCAATTGTTTCTAAATAATTAAGACAGCGCAAAAAGGTACTCTTACCGGAGCCGCTGGGGCCGATTATTACCACCACTTCACCCTGGTTGACGGTTAAACTGACATCCTTTAAAACTTCTAAACTGCCAAAACTCTTGTAAATATTTTCTGCTTTAATCATGGGCAAGCTCACCTTTCTGTATTGTCACCGTCAGATAGTGCAAATCTTTTTTCCAGGCGTCCCAGAAGATAAATAAATACTGTGGTTAGGGCTAGGTATATTGCTGCCACTGCAAGGTATATTTCCATTGAACGGAAATAGGTGGTATTTAACAAAACCCCTGTTCTGGTTAATTCCACCATGGTAATTACCGAAACCAGTGCGGTGTCTTTCATTAACAAAATAAATTCGTTGCCCATGGGCGGGATTAACCGACGATAGGTTTGGGGTATAATAATTCTGCGCATGGCCTGGGGATAGGACATGCCCAGGGACAGGGCCGCTTCCATTTGGCCTTTATCAATGGATTGAATACCTGCCCTGATAATCTCGGCTATATAGGCGCCGCCGCAGATGCTTAGTCCCATAATTGCCGCTGTCTGGGGACTTAATTGAATACCTATGTGCGCCAAACCGTAGTACAGTATATACAACTGAACAAGAAGGGGGATTCCCCGGATGATCCAGGTATAAACCCCCCCAATTATTACCAAAATTTTAAAGCGCGAAATTTTCATTAGGGCAATGAACAACCCAATTAAGGTCCCGAAAAAGATTGCAGCCACTGATAATTCAATTGTTATTATTGCACCTTTAAACAGTACTGGAAGTATTTTTAGATAAAACTCGATGTCAATTGGGCCGAATTGCATTGTTTCACCCCGTTAATATTTTACTTAAGCTTCCGGAGACAAGTCAGCACCTTGGAACCACTTCTGGGAAATAGCGCTGAGGGTACCGTCTGCCATCATTTCAGTCAGAACCTCATTAATTGCTTCTCTTAGATCTGTATCTTCCTTACGAACACCGATGCCGTAATAATCGTCCACTAAAGGTTCGCCGGCAATTTTATAAGTATCGGGCTTAAGTTCCATGAAGTGAACGGCTGTGGTTAAGTCAACAACAATTACGTCAACCCGACCAAGGGCAAGATCCTGGAATGCTTCGGGATACTGGTCGTACAGCCTAACGTCTTCTAAACCTAACTCCTGGCAAGCCAGGTAGCCGGAGCTGCCGGTTTGGGTGGCAACAACTTTGCCCTTCATATCGTCACCAACCACTATATCGTCGTTGTCTGCCAGTACCACCATGCCAATGCCGGCTTCAACGTAGTGTCTGGTAAAGTCAATTTCTTGTTTACGCTCCTCGGTGATGCTCATGCCGGAAAGAATAATGTCAAACTGTTTAGATTTTAGTGCACCCATTACGCCGCCCCACTCGGTGGGCACCCACTGGATTTCTACGCCAAGACGTTTGGCAATTTCTTCACCCATATCGATGTCGTATCCAACCAGGTTGTTATTTTCATCACGGTATCCCATTGGTGCAAAGGTGTCGTCTAATCCGGCCACCAGAACCCCTTTTTCTTGAATTAATTCTAAAGTAGTCTTTTCGGTTTCTTGTCCGGACTGCTCGTCCGACGGCTGATCGCTGCCGCCGCAGCCCATGGCCACCAATGCCAGGCCTAAAACAAGCACCATTAGCCATAAATACTTGGTTCTCCGCATTTCTCTCCATCTCCTCCTAATAATAAAAGTTTCCCATTAACAGTTTAACTAACTAAAGAATTAAAGTCAATACTTAATACACCCTGTACAAAAAATAATCACCCAGCGGGAAAAAGGGAAAATATAACAAGGTGTCGAAAAATATAGTTAATAACATTCATAAGGTGTGTTTCAATGGATAACAAAATTTTTGCATTGGATATTGGTACCCGCAGTGTTATTGGTGTGGCAGTGGTACCGGAAGATGACAAATTAAAAATTCTGGCCCAATACTGCCTAGAGCATGACAGCAGGGCCATGTATGACGGTCAAATACATGATATTCCAAAGGTTGCCAAGGGTGTAGCTAAAGTAAAGGAAGAGTTAGAAAAGAAACTGGGCTGTAAGTTGGAAAGGGTGGCAATAGCCGCCGCCGGCAGGTCCTTAAAAACCAGAATTGCCCGGGTGGAAATGTCTGTTGAAGAGCATGCCGAGATTGATTCAGTCCTTGTTCAAAGCCTGGAAATGAGCGGATTGCAGAAGGCCCAGCAAGAATTAGCCGCAGAAAATAAAGAAGATACCTATTATTACTGTGTGGGCCATACGGTGCTCAGCTACTACTTAAATGGTTATGCCATTGCAAATTTGCTGGGGCACAGCGGCAAGACCATTGGGGCAGAAATACTTGCCACCTTTCTACCCGATTCGGTGGTTAACAGTTTGTACAGTGTATTGCACAAGGTGGGACTGGAGCCAACCGGTTTAACACTGGAACCCATTGCCGCCATTGATTTAGCCATTCCTGAAGACGTGCGCACATTAAACTTAGCCCTGGTGGATATAGGTGCCGGAACCGCTGACATAGCCATTACCAATGACGGTACAATTTCTGCCTATGGTATGGTGCCGGTGGCAGGTGACGAAATTACCGAGGCAATTATTGAAAACTTTTTAGTGGATTTTAAAACTGCTGAAAATATCAAAAGGCAGTTGAAGAAGAAAAAGAAAATTACCTATACAGACATTTTAGGCATAAAAAACACCGTAGCCGGCGGCGATATCATTCAAGCCCTGGAACCCGCCTTGGACCACTTAACTAAAAGCATAGCAGAGGAAATAATAAGGCTAAACGGGGGTAAACCGCCCAAAACAGTCTTTTGTATAGGCGGAGGTGCTCAATCGCCCCAGTTAAGCGATAAACTGGCCCAATTGTTAAACCTGCCTAAAATGAGGGTGGCCGTTCGGGGCAGGGATATGCTGAGCAAGGTGCTGAAAGTTGAAAAAGACCCCATTGGTGGGCCGGAAGGGGTAACAGTTTTGGGTATAGCCAATATGGCACTTAAAAAGGTATCCCGTGATTTTATCACTGTTAAGGTTAATGGGCAGGACTTTAGTTTATTTAATTTTAAGGATATGACGGTGGCCAACGTACTGGGTTTGGTTGATTTTAACCCCCGTGACCTAATTGCTTCTAACGGCAAAAACCTTACCTTTACGCTGAACGGACAAAAAAAGCAAATATACGGGGCTTTAGGCACACCCGCCCGTATAACCGTTAATAACAAAGCCGCCAATATTCAGACCTTGGTCAAAGACGGGGACCGCATCCAAATTATTAAAGCAAAACCCGGTGCCAATGCAAAACTGACGCTGGGTGAATTGATATCCTCACAAAATTTGCCTAAGGGAAGTTATAAAATAACAGTTAACGGCAAACCGGAAAGTGAAGACTATCAAGTGCAAAATGATGATGCCGTTGAAATTATTGAAGAACAAGAAAGTAGCCGGCCAAATACCCGGCAGGAAAGGGGAATAACCGTAACTGTAAACGGTGAACAGGTAAAATTGGTGGGTGTAGAAAAACCGGTCTTTGTAGATATATTTAACTTTATTGACTTTGATGTGCGGCGCATTAGCGGCCCCGTGAAGATAACGGTGAACGGAAAAGCGGCTGAGTATACCCAACCGCTTATGGAAGGCGATGTGATCCAAATTGACTGACAAAAAACGGAAGGAAATCAAGTCAAGGGCATATGCTTTACCTTGACACTGCGGTCATTCCAGAGCAGCCGTACCACCTGTTCCACCGTTTCTTGAGAAGCACTGGTATAAAATAATTCCTTACCCGGTTTAGTAGTGTCATGGCAGCTGAGCTTCATTTGTTTCAGTAAGCGTGCCGTTTGCCTGGCCACCGCTTTACCGGTGTCGATTATTGTAATATTTGGTCCCACTATGTTTTCAATCAGGGGCCTTAAAAAAGGATAGTGGGTACAACCTAAAACAATGGTATCGGCATTTTGCTCCAATAAAGGATTAAGATATTTTACTAGGAGCTGCTCTGCTTCGTTACCCTGTATTTTTCCTTTCTCCACCAACTCCACTAAACCCGGTGCCGGTTGAGTTATCACAGCGGTCTTGTGGCAATACCTGGCCACCAATGATGAAAACCGGTCACCGGACAAGGTTACTCCCGTTGCCAACACTCCTATGGTGCCTGATTTGGTGGCGGCCACCGCAGGCTTCACCGCAGGCTCCACACCAACCACCGGTACCTGGTAACGCTGTCGGATATCATCCAGCGATACTATTGAAGCGGTGTTGCAGGCTACCACCAAGAGTTTTGCCCCTTGGGAGAGCAAAAAATCACACAAAGAAAAAACCCTTTTTTTGATATCTGCAGGCGGCTTTTCACCGTAAGGGCAATAGGCAGAATCGGCATAATACAGCATATCTTCATTGGGTAATAGATTGCGTATTTCCCTGGCTATGGACAGCCCTCCAACACCGGAGTCAAAAATACCGATGGGTGATTGCTGGGGCATTGATTATACACCTCTTAATTTTCCAGATATTTTATATTATAACCCGGTGCCAGTGTTGTAGCAACTTTAAGCCCTCCTTGCTGAAATTAATCAAAAGATACCAGTTATGGTGATTTAAGATTATGAAGATAATAAATATTGAAAGGAGGCAAAAAATGTACAGCACAAAGGAATTGGGTATCAGAGTAAGGGAAGCCAGGCGGCAGCGCAGCAAAAAAAGCGGAGAAGATTTTTCCCAAAGAAAATTGGCTTATAAAATAGGAGAGACAACCAAGTGGGTAAGAAGGTTAGAAAGCGGTGAATTTTATCCCGACTGGGATGCCTTAAATTTTATTGCAGACGTATGTGGGGTAGATATAGAGTACTTAACCGGAGAAAGTTTCGAAGATGAGATTGAATACGAAGAGGCTACCCAAGGCGGCAGGGTGGCCGGCAGAATAAGCGAGGACCAACTAAGGGTGTAAAAACAGCGAGCTCATGGCTCGCTGTTTTACGCACACACCGCTTTATTATTTCTTAGCTGCAGTTAAACGTTTATTAACATCCTCCCAGTTAATTAAATTCCACCAGGCCTCCACAAAGGCGGCGCGCTTATTTTGATACTTCAAGTAGTAGGCATGTTCCCATACATCGCAGGCCAGCAGGGGCACTACCCCCCACTGGGTAAGGTTTTGGTGTTTTTCTGCGGTTAGTATTTCCAGCTTACCAAACTGTGGATTCCAGCACAGCAGAGCCCAGCCGGACCCTTCCACTGCCACCGCCGCTGCAGAGAACTGCTTTTTAAAAATTTCAAAACTTCCGAAATCTTTATTGATTTGCTCTGCAACAGAGCCCACTGCCGGTCCACCGGCCTGGGGTGCCATGTTTTCCCAAAAGAGGCTGTGCAGAAGGTGCCCCGAGCCGTGAAAGGCTAACTCCCTTTCCCAATGCTTTATTAGGGCAAAATCACCTTTTTCGCGAGCTTCAGCTAATTTTGCCTCTGCATTGTTTAAACCGTCAACGTAGGCTTTATGGTGGACATCATGGTGCAGGCGTACCGTTTGTTCATCGTAGTAAGGCTCCAGCCCGTCGTAGGCGTAAGGTAAAGGTGGCAGTTGATGTTTCATAAAATCACTCCTTATTGGCATGTAATTCCATTCCAACATATTATATAATAAAATCGGTTTATTCTCCACCGCTGACCTTGCTAATAGGAAAATAAACAGTAAGGGTGAATAGGTGACAGTATAACTCTCAATAATGGTGGTGTAAATAATGGTTGTTATCCTTGCCGGCGGACCTATAAAGGATTACCAAAGGATAAAAAAATTAATAAAAGAGGGCTGCCGTATAATTTGCGCTGACGGCGGCGCAGTGCATGCCAAAGCAATGGGTGTAAAACCGGACCTAATAATTGGTGATATGGATTCTGTGTCGGAAGAAGTATTGCAGCACTATCGATTGAACGGTGTGGAGACTTGCCCTTTTCCCCGGGAAAAGGATGAAGTGGACACCGAACTGGCGATAGAAAAGGCAGTCAAGCTGGGCTGCCGGGAAATACTTTTATTAGGCGCCACAGGGGGAAGAATTGACCATACCCTGGGCAATATCCATCTCTTGGTGAAGGCGGCTAATCTAGGGGTTAAGGCCACCATGGTTGATGAGCGGCATCGCATATCCCTGGCCACAGCCCAGCAGGGGGTGAAAATATGCGGCCCCATAGGTGGCCTGGTATCACTGCTGCCCCTCACCACTGAGGTGACCGGTGTGACCAGCACCGGTTTGAAGTGGGAACTAAATGACGGCAGTTTTAGGATAGGCAAACCCTTTGGTATCAGCAATGAGCTTGTGGATACCGCTGCCCTTGTCAGTGTAAAGGAAGGGATACTGGCGGTGATAGAGGTATTGAATGAAGAAAAATAATCTAGATGCATGATCCGGCGGACTTTGTGTCCGCTTTTTTTATCTCCTTTTTTTCTGTGCCCTTTGGGCCTCCCGGCATATGCCATCCCCAACATTCCCCTGTCTAAAGAATGTGTAAAGCAGTCCTCTGCGGTAACTACCCAATCATTGGAAATTTAATACAGGATATAGCAACATTTACAACCTTCGCAAATATACTACAGAAAACCCCAATTTACATCAGTACCTAGAAAAGACTAAATCGGTTCAATACTTATAAAAATTTAAAGTGGTGATTAAATGATTGGTATTGCATTAATAGGTTGTGGCGCTTGGGGCAGTGCATACCTGCGCACCCTTACTAAAATCAAGGGCGCTAACTTGCTTTATGTTTGTGACAAAAACCTTGCAACTTTAGAGGCTGTGGCCCAAAGACATCCCCGGGTAATAACAACCGATAATTACAAATTGATATTGCGAGACCCCAAGGTGCAGGCGGTGATTGTGGCCACCCCTGCTGTCACCCACTACAGTATTGCAGCGGATTGCCTAGCCAATGACAAGGCGGTTTTGGTGGAAAAACCCATAACCGATAATGTCAAGGACGCAAAGGATTTGGTGCGGTTATCCGTGGCAAAGGATCAAATTCTTATGATCGGGCATTTAATGGAATACCACCCTGCGGTGGAAAGGCTTAAGGAGTATGTAAGGGCTGGCGCCTTTGGCAGCCTAAAATATATACACTGTGAGCGCACCAATTGCAATGTGAGCCGGCAGGATATAAATGTAATATCAGATTTGGCGGTACATGACTTTACCGTATTGCTTTATCTTTTAGACAGCCGGCCAAGATGGGTATCTGCCAGGGGCAGAAAATGGCTTGATGGCTCACCCTTAGCCACTGTACTGATTGATATGGGTTTTCCCAATGACCTGCTGGTACACCTTCATACCAATTGGCATTACCCCCTGAAGACAAGGAAGATCAGCATTATTGGCGACAAAATGATGGCTTTATTTGATGACACCCGCAGGGAAAATGAGAAGTTGACAATTCTAAGGGAGGGCAAAAAGGAACTTGAAAATATAATTCTACCAAGGGAAACGCCCTTATATCGCCAATGTACCCACTTTGTGGACTGTGTTATTGAGCACAGGCAACCCCGCACCTGCGGCAGTGATGCAATAAGGGTAATGGAATTAATAGAGGCCATCGAGCAGGCCATTGAGACAAATAGCACAGTGTATTTGTAAAGGAGAAGCCATGGAGGTTAGATATTTTCAAGCGGAGGATACCGGCCTTTGGGAGCGTTTTGTGCGTGATGCCAGAAACGGCACCATTATGCAGCAGCGAAAATTTTTAACCTATCATCCCCGGGAACGTTTTCAAGACTGTTCACTGTTAGTATTTAACAAGAAAAACCACCTATTGGCAGTTGTGCCGGCGGCAATTAAAGCCGAACAAAAGGGGAACAAGATACTCTGCTCGCACCCGGGAAGCTCCCACGGTGGTCTTATTGTGGGTCATAACACAAAAACGGCTTGTATGTTGGAAATAGTGAGAAACATTAAAGAGTTTTGCCGGCACCGGGGCTTTCAAGCCATTGAGTTAAAGATGGTTCCGAGGATATATCACAGGTGGCCCTGTGATGATGTGGACTTTGCCCTGAGGTATATGGGAGCAAAAATATATAAGACTGAGTTGGCCACAGTACTGCCATTACAGTCTTACCATCATAAAAAGGCCAACAGCACAACGATGCGCAATGTGCGCAAGGCACTAAAAAACAACCTAAAGTTCAAAGAGTCCGCCGACCTAAAAAGCTATTGGTCAATCCTCTGTAATAATCTTAAAGTTCGCCATAACACCTCACCAACCCATAGCTATGACGAAATGGTGGATTTAATGAAAAGATTTAAAAACAAAATCAAACTTTTTGCTGTTTACTTGGGTGAAAGATTAATTGCCGGGTCGGTTGTTTTCATACTCAATGAAAGGGCGGTTAATTGTTTTTATATTGCCCACGATGAAGGTTACCAACAATACCGACCCCTTAACCTGCTCTTTTATCAACTAATCCATTGGGGTAAACAGGAAAACTTTCAATACCTTGATTGGGGAATTTCCACCGAACAGGGGGGAAGCAAAATAAATGAGGGTTTGTTTAATTTTAAGGAAGGCTTTGGGGGCAGGGGAATGCTGCGAGAGACCTACAGGATTGATTTGAAATAGAGAACATTTGGATGAACGGAGGTCGCCCTATGCGCATATTGTTTGTGGATTGTGACCCCCAGTATGTCAATGGTTTGCCAAGCGGCTTAAGGCAGCTGGGGTGCGACGTAATGGTTTTAAGTTCATTGGAGAAAGATGACTTTAAATTGACATTTGACTTGTTTCAACCCCATGTATTGTTTACGGCAGGTTGGACCAAGCTCCACACCCGTACCAACTTAGAAATGCTTGGTGAATACACCGTTAATAAAAATATCATTCACGCCTATTGGGCCACCGAAGACCCCCGGTGGACAGAAAAATGGTCCGTGCCCTTTGTGAAAAGGGCTAAACCGACCCATGTCTTTACCATCGACCCTGATTCGGTATCCCTATATCAAAAAATGGGCTTGGTGGCCTCATATTTGCCCTGGGCTTGTAATCCGGAATACCACCGTCCCGTTCCGCCTAAGGAAGAATATAAATGCGACCTTGCGGTGGTGGCCACCGCAGGGATAACCTGGCAAGGCTTTAGGCGTAAGGCAGTGAAATTGCTCATTAAGCCCTTGGTGGAAAGAGAATACAACATAAAAATATGGGGTGCCCGCTGGGAACAATTGAACAGTGACATAGTGGGCTTTAGTGTGCCGGATAAATACCTGTGCGGCAAACTTCCTTACCATGAAACCAATGCCGTATATAGCTCGGCCAAAATTGTGCTGGGTATACAAAACCGTACCGACGAGCTTAATTCCCGCACCTTTGAAATAATGGCAGCCGGAGGTTTTATGCTGGCCCCGGATACTGAAGCCATTAGGGCTCACTTTACCCCTGGGCAGCACCTGGCGGTTTCGGGCTCTGAAGAGCAGACAATTGAAACGGTGGACTACTACTTAAATAATGATGCCTTACGGCATAAAGTTGCCCGGCAGGGCCGGCAGAAGGTCATTACAGAGCATAACTACCGCAACCGCGCCAAAGAGGTGCTGGCAGTTTTAACCGGAGGGTAATAAGGTGCAAACCACACTGAAGAAGCCTGTGTGCTGTGAGGGTATAGATATTACCGGCACCACCTGGGCAAGTGTAACCCTTAAACCTGCGCCTCCGGATCACGGAATAGTTTTTTATCGCGATGACCTTCCGGCCAGCCCCCCGGTGCACTGCAATGCCCGCAATGCCACAGTGGACAGCCGCTGGACCTCCCTGGAGGAAAAGGGTGTCAGGGTGGAGCATACCGAGCACCTGCTTGCGGCAATTGGGGGTTTAGGTATAGATAACCTGGAAGTGAGGATGAATTGTGCCAGCATCCCGGTGGTTGACGGTTACAGTTGCAGTGATTTTGTGCGGAGCATACTAAAGGCCGGCCTAAGAAAACAGCGGGGATCTGAGCGCTGCATAGAAATTAAGGGACGTTACCTGCTGCAGGGCCAATTTAGCTACAATGGCAAAAATTACGACCGCTACCTGGCGGTATTGCCGGCAAAGCATTTGGAGTTGACCTATATACTGGACTACCCCGACCGCTCCCTGCCCACCCAGCTGGCCCACAGTATAATCACCCCAGAGGTCTTTACCGAGGAACTGGCCAATGCCCGCTCCTTTATCAGTGAGAGGGAGTACCGAGAGGTGTCGGCAATGATTGGTAAGGGCACCGAATCCTTGCTGGTTTTTTCTGCCAGGGATGGCGGTCTTGGCAGCTTAAGGTGGCCCAATGAGCCTGCAAGACATAAGTTGGTTGACCTGTTAGGTGATTTAAGGGTTGCCGGTCAAAGGATTAAAGGAAAATTCATTGCCTTTCGCAGTGGTCACCAATTAAACATTGAAATGGTGAAAGAAATTATAAAGAATGAAGGTGGTAACATATGATTCCCATTGCACAACCTCAATTGGGTGTAGAGGAAATGCTAAAGGTGGTTGAAGTTATTAACAGTGGCATGCTGGCCGCAGGCTCGTATGTAAAAGAGTTTGAAAGGGAATTTGCCCGCTACCATAATATCAAACATGCGGTGGCCACTTCCTCGGGAACGGCCGCACTGCATGCCATTTTGCAGGCCCTTGGCATATCTAAAGGTGATAAAGTCTTAACCACACCTTTTTCTTTTGTGGCATCTGCTAACTCAATAATATACTGCGGTGCCAGGCCAGTTTTTGTGGATATCGATGCCGAAAGCTACAGTATTTCCCCTCAAGCCCTGGCCCAGGCCATAAAGGATAACCCGGATGCCAAAGCCCTTTTATTGGTGCATATTTTCGGTCAGCCGGCAGAGATGGATGAAATCGTACAACTGGCAAAAGGCAACAAGCTTCTTCTCATTGAAGACTGCGCCCAGGCCCACGGTGCCAGCTATGAGGGAAAAAAGGTGGGCACCTTTGGGGATGCCGCAGCATTTAGTTTTTATCCCACCAAAAACATCACCTGCGGTGAAGGGGGCATGGTGATAACTGACAGGGAGGATGTTGCCCATAGGGTGCGCATGTTTATAAACCATGGTCAGCGGGAGCGTTACCACCATGAAAGCTTGGGCTATAATTTTCGCATGACCAATATCCATGCTGCCATTGGCATAGAGCAGCTTAAAAAACTGAACCATTTTAATCAAAAGAGAATTGAAAATGCTGAGTATTACTTAAAAGAAATAAAAAATCCTGAAATAAAATTGCCCAGCCCATCGGTAAAGGGCACCCATGTGTATCACCAGTTTACCATACAAGTAAATCAGCGGG
This genomic interval carries:
- a CDS encoding amino acid ABC transporter substrate-binding protein, giving the protein MRRTKYLWLMVLVLGLALVAMGCGGSDQPSDEQSGQETEKTTLELIQEKGVLVAGLDDTFAPMGYRDENNNLVGYDIDMGEEIAKRLGVEIQWVPTEWGGVMGALKSKQFDIILSGMSITEERKQEIDFTRHYVEAGIGMVVLADNDDIVVGDDMKGKVVATQTGSSGYLACQELGLEDVRLYDQYPEAFQDLALGRVDVIVVDLTTAVHFMELKPDTYKIAGEPLVDDYYGIGVRKEDTDLREAINEVLTEMMADGTLSAISQKWFQGADLSPEA
- the murI gene encoding glutamate racemase, with the protein product MPQQSPIGIFDSGVGGLSIAREIRNLLPNEDMLYYADSAYCPYGEKPPADIKKRVFSLCDFLLSQGAKLLVVACNTASIVSLDDIRQRYQVPVVGVEPAVKPAVAATKSGTIGVLATGVTLSGDRFSSLVARYCHKTAVITQPAPGLVELVEKGKIQGNEAEQLLVKYLNPLLEQNADTIVLGCTHYPFLRPLIENIVGPNITIIDTGKAVARQTARLLKQMKLSCHDTTKPGKELFYTSASQETVEQVVRLLWNDRSVKVKHMPLT
- a CDS encoding glucose-6-phosphate isomerase, whose product is MTRGLTFDYTKALNFVSEHEIEFLEPAVNTAHRLLHSKTGPGSDYTGWVEYPKQYDKAEFERIKLAAEQIKDRCDALVVIGIGGSYIGARSALEMLGHTFYNQLPKTKRKTPEIYYVGNNISPVYTSHLLELLEGKELCVNIISKSGTTTEPAIAFRIFRELLTKRYGKKEARKRIYATTDKERGALKKLAAQEGYQSFVIPDQVGGRYSVLTAVGLLPIAVSGADIDQIMSGAADAMDAFGSASIAQNYAYQYAAVRKLLYQKGKTIELMVNYEPSLHYFSEWWKQLFGESEGKDGKGIFPASVNFSTDLHSMGQYIQDGRRNIFETVIHVQEPPQDLEIMEDEEDIDGLNFLTGKTMDYVNKKAFEGTMLAHTDGGVPNLLVKVPKINEYYYGQMVYFFEKACGISGYLLGVNPFNQPGVEAYKKNMFALLGKSGYEKEKAELEKRLKGN
- a CDS encoding cell division protein FtsA produces the protein MDNKIFALDIGTRSVIGVAVVPEDDKLKILAQYCLEHDSRAMYDGQIHDIPKVAKGVAKVKEELEKKLGCKLERVAIAAAGRSLKTRIARVEMSVEEHAEIDSVLVQSLEMSGLQKAQQELAAENKEDTYYYCVGHTVLSYYLNGYAIANLLGHSGKTIGAEILATFLPDSVVNSLYSVLHKVGLEPTGLTLEPIAAIDLAIPEDVRTLNLALVDIGAGTADIAITNDGTISAYGMVPVAGDEITEAIIENFLVDFKTAENIKRQLKKKKKITYTDILGIKNTVAGGDIIQALEPALDHLTKSIAEEIIRLNGGKPPKTVFCIGGGAQSPQLSDKLAQLLNLPKMRVAVRGRDMLSKVLKVEKDPIGGPEGVTVLGIANMALKKVSRDFITVKVNGQDFSLFNFKDMTVANVLGLVDFNPRDLIASNGKNLTFTLNGQKKQIYGALGTPARITVNNKAANIQTLVKDGDRIQIIKAKPGANAKLTLGELISSQNLPKGSYKITVNGKPESEDYQVQNDDAVEIIEEQESSRPNTRQERGITVTVNGEQVKLVGVEKPVFVDIFNFIDFDVRRISGPVKITVNGKAAEYTQPLMEGDVIQID
- a CDS encoding amino acid ABC transporter permease, which gives rise to MQFGPIDIEFYLKILPVLFKGAIITIELSVAAIFFGTLIGLFIALMKISRFKILVIIGGVYTWIIRGIPLLVQLYILYYGLAHIGIQLSPQTAAIMGLSICGGAYIAEIIRAGIQSIDKGQMEAALSLGMSYPQAMRRIIIPQTYRRLIPPMGNEFILLMKDTALVSVITMVELTRTGVLLNTTYFRSMEIYLAVAAIYLALTTVFIYLLGRLEKRFALSDGDNTER
- a CDS encoding helix-turn-helix domain-containing protein codes for the protein MYSTKELGIRVREARRQRSKKSGEDFSQRKLAYKIGETTKWVRRLESGEFYPDWDALNFIADVCGVDIEYLTGESFEDEIEYEEATQGGRVAGRISEDQLRV
- a CDS encoding amino acid ABC transporter ATP-binding protein, producing the protein MIKAENIYKSFGSLEVLKDVSLTVNQGEVVVIIGPSGSGKSTFLRCLNYLETIDRGYITIDGQPVGKVKRPDGRLVDDSRKNIAKLRSQVGMVFQRFNLFPHQTALQNVMEGPLTVSKMPKAEARSRAEELLAKVGLSDKADSYPSQLSGGQQQRVAIARALAMHPKAMLFDEPTSALDPELVGEVLAVIKDLARDGMTMVVVTHEMSFAREVSDRVVFMDNGRIIEEDSPQVIFSNPKHPRTREFLSKLL